A part of Vulpes lagopus strain Blue_001 chromosome 4, ASM1834538v1, whole genome shotgun sequence genomic DNA contains:
- the LOC121488833 gene encoding 40S ribosomal protein S2-like — translation ISIGDYNGHVGLGVKCSKEVATAIRGAIILAKLSIVPVRRGYWGNKIGKPHTVPCKVTGRCGSVLVRLIPAPRGTGIVSAPVPKKLLMMAGIDDCYTSARGCTATLGNFAKATFDAISKTYSYLTPDLWKETVFTKSPYQEFTDHLVKTHTRVSVQRTQAPAVATT, via the coding sequence ATCTCCATCGGAGATTACAATGGACACGTGGGTCTGGGCGTCAAGTGCTCCAAGGAGGTAGCCACTGCCATCCGTGGGGCCATCATCCTGGCCAAGCTTTCCATTGTCCCCGTGCGACGAGGCTACTGGGGGAACAAGATCGGCAAGCCCCACACTGTCCCATGCAAGGTGACTGGTCGCTGTGGTTCTGTGCTGGTGCGTctcatccctgcccccagaggcACTGGCATTGTCTCAGCCCCTGTGCCCAAGAAGCTACTGATGATGGCTGGTATTGATGACTGCTACACTTCGGCCAGGGGCTGCACTGCCACCCTGGGGAACTTTGCCAAGGCTACTTTTGATGCGATCTCCAAGACCTACAGCTATCTCACCCCTGATCTCTGGAAAGAGACTGTGTTCACCAAGTCTCCCTATCAGGAATTCACTGACCATCTTGTAAAGACCCACACCAGAGTCTCCGTGCAGAGGACCCAGGCTCCAGCTGTGGCTACCACAtag